A part of Aegilops tauschii subsp. strangulata cultivar AL8/78 chromosome 2, Aet v6.0, whole genome shotgun sequence genomic DNA contains:
- the LOC109771343 gene encoding uncharacterized protein codes for MARAGALCLALLCLLAAHSAVAQKATAPAAAPTTTTPTPAAPAKKTTAPAAAPTTTPVAATPPTAAAPTTPATPAPAAAPPTKATPAPAKAPAAAPPTKAASSPPAPAPKASTPPVEAPVAAPPAPVAEAPATIPTKPDAPAPAPAKKKKKSSSKKKKSKAPAPAPVAAEAPTKSKKAKAPAASDDSEAPGPALDAAADDTAGAIQSMAGSIMSACAMALGLLALLA; via the exons ATGGCGCGCGCCGGCGCTCTCTGCCTCGCGCTGCTCTGCCTCCTCGCGGCGCACTCCGCCGTCGCCCAGAAGGCCACGGCCCCGGCCGCCGcgcccaccaccaccacccccacGCCGGCGGCTCCCGCCAAGAAGACGACCGCGCCCGCCGCGGCGCCGACCACCACGCCCGTCGCCGCCACCCCACCGACCGCAGCGGCTCCCACCACCCCCGCAACCCCCGCCCCCGCCGCGGCGCCACCCACCAAGGCCACCCCGGCACCAGCCAAGGCTCCCGCCGCAGCGCCGCCCACCAAGGCCGCCTCCTCGCCCCCTGCCCCGGCTCCCAAGGCCAGCACTCCGCCGGTCGAGGCtcccgtcgccgctcctcctgcTCCCGTCGCCGAGGCACCCGCCACCATCCCCACCAAGCCCGACGCCCCCGCGCCCGCCccggccaagaagaagaagaagtcgtcctccaagaagaagaagagcaaggcccCGGCCCCCGCTCCCGTCGCCGCCGAGGCCCCCACCAAgtccaagaaggccaaggccccCGCGGCCTCCGACGACTCCGAAGCCCCCGGCCCCGCACTCGATGCCGCCGCCGACGACACCGCG GGCGCGATCCAGAGCATGGCAGGGAGCATCATGTCGGCGTGCGCGATGGCGCTGGGCCTCCTCGCCCTCCTCGCCTAG